A single window of Methanomassiliicoccaceae archaeon DNA harbors:
- a CDS encoding 6-carboxytetrahydropterin synthase, which produces MQLEIDGEYSGIRFSACHFIPRHDKCSRLHGHSYVVRLKLEGDIGENGMLMDFVVLKKELREIMMLLDHRTLLPSASEDVIITLTETSVEAVTCGKRYVFPADDVIILDLPNTTAEEMAKLMVHKMINDVKFPENVRAVSIGLDEERGQTAWYTVEIR; this is translated from the coding sequence ATGCAATTAGAGATCGATGGAGAATATTCGGGCATAAGGTTCTCGGCCTGCCATTTCATTCCGAGACATGACAAGTGCTCCAGGCTCCACGGCCATTCTTATGTGGTCCGTCTGAAGCTGGAAGGGGATATCGGAGAGAACGGTATGCTCATGGACTTCGTAGTCCTAAAAAAGGAGCTCCGCGAAATCATGATGTTGCTGGACCACAGGACTTTGTTGCCTTCAGCATCCGAAGACGTCATCATTACCTTGACCGAGACATCCGTCGAGGCTGTTACATGCGGGAAGAGGTATGTGTTCCCGGCAGATGACGTGATTATATTGGATCTTCCAAACACCACGGCCGAGGAGATGGCCAAACTGATGGTCCACAAGATGATCAACGATGTGAAGTTCCCGGAGAACGTAAGGGCTGTGTCAATAGGTCTGGACGAGGAGCGGGGACAGACAGCATGGTATACAGTGGAGATCAGATGA
- the queC gene encoding 7-cyano-7-deazaguanine synthase QueC has protein sequence MNKAVVLLSGGLDSTTTLAQAIEDDCEVYAVSFRYGQKHSRELVSATEVCRHYGVMHTIIDINLTSFRSALTNQDIDVPMDREGSLDEVIPITYVPARNIIFLSIAAGLCESVDADKIYIGANVVDYSGYPDCRPEFFRSFENMLSKGTKAGVEGNPIKIVTPILHMSKADIVLLGKKLGAPLNLTWSCYEGGEKACGHCDSCRLRLKGFEEAGYKDEIDYE, from the coding sequence ATGAATAAAGCGGTCGTCCTTCTATCCGGAGGATTGGATTCAACTACGACGCTGGCTCAGGCGATAGAGGACGATTGCGAGGTATATGCGGTCAGCTTCCGCTATGGCCAGAAACACAGCAGGGAGCTTGTTTCCGCAACGGAAGTATGCAGGCACTACGGCGTGATGCATACTATCATCGATATAAACCTCACGTCTTTCAGGTCGGCCCTTACAAATCAGGATATCGATGTCCCGATGGACCGCGAAGGGTCCCTGGACGAAGTAATACCGATAACCTATGTTCCGGCGAGGAACATAATTTTTCTAAGCATCGCTGCCGGATTGTGCGAGTCTGTGGATGCAGACAAGATATATATCGGGGCCAACGTGGTCGATTATTCGGGATATCCGGATTGCCGCCCCGAGTTCTTCAGGTCGTTCGAGAACATGCTGTCAAAGGGGACCAAGGCAGGTGTCGAAGGAAATCCGATAAAGATCGTAACGCCGATCCTTCATATGTCCAAGGCGGATATTGTTCTTCTCGGCAAGAAGCTCGGCGCCCCTCTGAACCTGACCTGGTCATGTTACGAGGGAGGAGAGAAGGCCTGCGGCCATTGCGATTCCTGCAGACTGAGGCTAAAAGGCTTCGAAGAGGCAGGATACAAGGACGAGATAGATTACGAGTGA
- a CDS encoding radical SAM protein codes for MKICETFVSLQGEGLMMGVPTLFIRTVGCNLDCSWCDTKYAFSGGYDASIGTLAESAADISNICVTGGEPMLQDELPELLDVFLSEGKHVVLETNGSIDVSGLPKDENLMISMDIKCPSSGMTNCMMMSNIAVLGKKDQLKFIISDDADFEFAVDVLKKYTVGTNVIFSPVGGMDLRPLAEKVLSRKLEVRVLPQLHKIIWGDRRSV; via the coding sequence ATGAAAATATGTGAAACATTCGTATCGTTGCAGGGCGAGGGCCTCATGATGGGGGTACCCACTCTTTTCATCCGCACGGTGGGGTGCAATCTCGACTGCTCGTGGTGCGACACCAAATATGCATTCAGCGGCGGATATGATGCCAGCATTGGAACTTTGGCAGAATCGGCCGCCGACATCTCCAATATATGTGTTACCGGCGGAGAGCCAATGCTACAGGACGAGCTGCCCGAACTCTTAGACGTTTTTCTCTCCGAGGGGAAGCATGTGGTTCTTGAAACCAATGGATCTATCGATGTGAGCGGACTTCCCAAGGATGAAAACCTGATGATAAGCATGGACATCAAATGCCCCTCGTCCGGAATGACGAACTGCATGATGATGTCCAACATAGCCGTTCTCGGGAAAAAAGACCAGCTAAAATTCATCATCAGCGACGATGCCGACTTTGAATTTGCCGTGGACGTGTTGAAAAAATATACGGTTGGGACCAACGTGATCTTCTCGCCGGTGGGGGGGATGGACCTCAGGCCGCTCGCTGAGAAGGTGCTGAGCAGAAAGCTCGAAGTCCGTGTGCTGCCCCAACTGCACAAGATCATATGGGGCGACAGGCGTTCAGTCTGA
- a CDS encoding NifB/NifX family molybdenum-iron cluster-binding protein: MKIGVLAEGDTLDSYVADDFGRAPYFLIVDMDTLDFTVVENEHKDAASGAGMLVADSIVGIGVDAVIVGGIGHHGYDKLVAAGITVSTDEEGTVEESIKDFKRRYEHRKKFESQKDSD, from the coding sequence ATGAAAATAGGAGTGCTTGCAGAGGGGGACACGCTGGATTCCTACGTGGCCGATGATTTCGGTCGCGCACCCTACTTCCTGATCGTCGACATGGATACGCTGGACTTCACTGTTGTGGAGAACGAGCACAAGGATGCTGCCTCCGGGGCCGGTATGCTCGTTGCGGATTCCATAGTCGGCATCGGCGTCGATGCCGTAATCGTGGGCGGCATAGGTCACCATGGCTATGATAAACTCGTTGCCGCCGGCATAACCGTTTCAACCGACGAGGAAGGTACCGTCGAAGAAAGCATCAAAGATTTCAAAAGACGCTACGAGCACAGGAAAAAATTCGAATCCCAAAAAGATTCAGACTGA